In Oryza glaberrima chromosome 8, OglaRS2, whole genome shotgun sequence, the following are encoded in one genomic region:
- the LOC127781254 gene encoding uncharacterized protein LOC127781254 isoform X2, which produces MAFSSVFRRGNVKELISNVSVYTSAAESSGGLSLIFKRWATKKTAGSTKNGRDSNPKYLGVKKFGGEKVEPGNIIIRQRGTRFHPGNYVGMGKDHTLFCLKEGHVRFERNKLTGRKWVHVDPVAGHVLHPVYASDSIPAAEMEPL; this is translated from the exons ATGGCTTTTTCATCAGTTTTCAGGAGAGGAAATGTCAAAGAATTGATCTCAAATGTTTCGGTCTACACTAGCGCCGCAG AGTCATCTGGAGGATTGAGCTTGATTTTTAAGCGTTGGGCCACCAAAAAGACAGCTGGATCAACAAAAAATGGCCGTGACTCTAACCCTAAGTATTTGGGTGTTAAAAAGTTTGGCGGAGAG AAAGTGGAGCCAGGAAACATCATCATCCGCCAAAGAGGAACCCGCTTCCATCCTGGGAACTATGTTGGCATGGGGAAGGACCATACTCTCTTCTGTCTGAAAGAAGGACATGTGCGATTCGAGCGCAACAAGCTGACTGGCAGGAAATGGGTTCATGTTGATCCTGTTGCTGGGCATGTGCTCCACCCTGTCTACGCCAGTGATTCGATCCCTGCAGCTGAAATGGAGCCATTGTAA
- the LOC127782988 gene encoding uncharacterized protein LOC127782988, producing the protein MRLFEEPPAKLTHWAHPEHELTLAATAGAPFRCDGCQEPGGDGPRYRCAPCNFDLHTDCALPPATLQHPLLFKGGGCTFVFLREPPAPAAASRQCDACGDDVRGFVFHCADRDLDLHPCCASLEDRIVTGGGGDGDGRVFELTKAASSSSSRRRCGVCGDKSRRTFWFYRGRFDGEDVFIHVACVKELAVRRWEASYRRRSGAGQIALAGAPLMEGALQSLPRRTRRSGGFERFSKIVGVIVSAIIAVIFGNPMGLIAAVAGPDGLLRG; encoded by the coding sequence ATGAGGCTGTTCGAGGAGCCACCGGCGAAGCTCACCCACTGGGCTCACCCGGAGCACGAGCTGAcgctggccgccaccgccggcgcgccgTTCCGGTGCGACGGGTGCCAGgagcccggcggcgacgggccgAGGTACAGGTGCGCGCCGTGCAACTTCGACCTCCACACCGACTGCGCCCTCCCGCCGGCCACCCTGCAGCACCCGCTCCTCTTCAAGGGCGGCGGCTGCaccttcgtcttcctccgcgagccccccgcgcccgccgccgccagccggcAGTGCGACGCGTGCGGCGACGACGTGCGCGGGTTCGTCTTCCACTGCGCCGACCGCGACCTCGACCTCCACCCGTGCTGCGCGAGCTTGGAGGACCGCATCGTCacgggcgggggcggcgacggcgacggccgcgtcTTCGAGCTCACCaaggcggcgtcgtcgtcgtcgtcgcggcgccgcTGCGGCGTCTGCGGGGACAAGTCGCGCAGGACGTTCTGGTTCTACCGCGGCCGCTTCGACGGCGAGGACGTGTTCATCCACGTGGCGTGCGTGAAGGAGCTCGCCGTGCGGAGGTGGGAGGCGAgctaccgccgccgcagcggcgccggccagatcgcgctcgccggcgcgccgctCATGGAGGGCGCCCTGCAGAGCCTGCCAaggaggacgcggcggagcggcgggttCGAGCGGTTCAGCAAGATCGTGGGTGTCATCGTGAGCGCCATAATCGCCGTCATCTTCGGGAATCCGATGGGGTTGATCGCCGCGGTGGCCGGCCCTGACGGTCTTCTCCGCGGGTAG
- the LOC127783165 gene encoding uncharacterized protein LOC127783165 — protein sequence MSNGTPAKIKHKFHQHELKLVTAAADDKERFKCDGCNGSIGAACARYTCNSCDFDLHTSCALAPLVLPEHRLFDGCKFRLLREPPPPGPGNRRVCDACGGDVTGRGFVYHCSDRDLDIHPCCATLPESVALDGAEFVLCDGGGRNVPRQCAFCKRDDGGCSCSRTLRRKVWTYRSCYDGEAMYLHVACVKEMVQEILAAGHGGGGGDGGGRSIISVSILEKTMKKRKRSRTGKAVKCFLNFAISVIVSVLFGDPTGLAVPLVGAFISNVVYG from the coding sequence ATGTCGAATGGCACGCCGGCGAAGATTAAGCACAAGTTCCATCAGCACGAACTGAAGCTcgtgaccgccgccgccgacgacaaggAGAGGTTCAAGTGCGACGGCTGCAACGGCAGCATCGGCGCCGCGTGCGCACGGTACACGTGCAACTCCTGCGACTTCGACCTCCACACGTCGTGTGCGCTCGCACCGCTCGTCCTGCCGGAGCACCGCCTGTTCGACGGCTGCAAGTTCCGTCTCCTCCGCGAGCCTCCCCCGCCAGGTCCCGGCAACCGCCGGGTGTGCGacgcgtgcggcggcgacgtgacCGGGCGCGGCTTCGTCTACCACTGCTCCGACCGCGACCTCGACATACACCCCTGCTGCGCTACCCTCCCGGAGAGCGTCGCTCTCGACGGCGCCGAGTTCGTGttgtgcgacggcggcggtaggAACGTGCCGCGGCAGTGCGCCTTCTGCAAACGAGACGACGGTGGCTGCAGCTGCTCACGGACGCTGCGCCGCAAAGTCTGGACCTACCGCTCGTGCTACGACGGCGAGGCCATGTACCTGCACGTGGCGTGCgtgaaggagatggtgcaggagatCTTGGCTgctggccacggcggcggcggcggcgatggtggcggcaggAGCATCATCAGCGTCTCCATCCTGGAGAAGACGATGAAGAAGCGGAAGCGGTCCAGGACTGGCAAGGCGGTGAAATGCTTCCTCAACTTCGCCATCTCCGTCATCGTCAGCGTGCTGTTCGGGGACCCAACGGGATTGGCGGTGCCTCTCGTCGGAGCCTTCATCTCCAACGTCGTCTACGGCTAG
- the LOC127783158 gene encoding uncharacterized protein LOC127783158 yields MKVKSDKDAPAPAEIRGHPFHPAHKLKLITADDAGAGRFVCDGCKELGGAGCARYECEEAGCDFDLHAPCALAPDVLPAGRALFKGGAASFVLLHEPPPTAAPDDGDVRVCDACGDDVRGFVYHCFDRDLDLHPCCAHLPGRVALGGAAFELSSGGTAPRRCLLCTEEGSRPHLRRNYWTYSSDDLDGEAVHLHVACVKRMACESSSAGSSSSHRTDGGGGGRNMPVIRAPVQAAAALRKKNGRPRSKLKKLLKIVVFVLRVIAGVLFGDPTAMAVAVVGLVFPNG; encoded by the coding sequence ATGAAGGTGAAGAGCGACAAGgatgcgccggcgccggcggagatcCGCGGCCACCCGTTCCACCCGGCGCACAAGCTGAAACTGatcaccgccgacgacgcgggGGCGGGGAGGTTCGTGTGCGACGGCTGCAaggagctcggcggcgccggctgcgcGCGGTACGAGTGCGAGGAGGCCGGGTGCGACTTCGACCTCCACGCGCCGTGCGCGCTGGCGCCGGACGTCCTGCCGGCGGGGCGCGCGCTGTTCAAGGGTGGAGCCGCGTCGTTCGTGCTCCTCCACGAGCCCCCGCCGACTGCGGcgcccgacgacggcgacgtcagGGTCTGCGACGCGTGCGGCGACGACGTGCGCGGCTTCGTCTACCACTGCTTCGACCGCGACCTCGACCTCCACCCCTGCTGCGCGCACCTGCCGGGCCGCGTCGCTCTCGGCGGGGCCGCGTTCGAGCTCTCCTCCGGCGGCACGGCTCCCCGGCGGTGCCTCCTCTGCacggaggaggggagccgcccccacctccgccgcaaCTACTGGACGTACAGCTCCGACGACCTCGACGGCGAGGCCGTGCACCTGCACGTGGCGTGCGTGAAGAGGATGGCCTGCGAGAGCTCTagcgccggcagcagcagcagccaccgcaccgacggcggcggcggcggccggaacaTGCCGGTGATCAGGGCTCCggttcaggcggcggcggctctgcgGAAGAAGAACGGGAGGCCTAGGAGCAAGCTCAAGAAGCTCCTCAAGATCGTCGTGTTCGTCCTCCGCGTCATCGCCGGCGTGTTGTTCGGTGACCCGACGGCGATggccgtggcggtggtggggttAGTCTTCCCCAACGGTTAG